A section of the Sulfuricurvum kujiense DSM 16994 genome encodes:
- a CDS encoding ArsR/SmtB family transcription factor — protein MLDMEQKLKIFKALSNETRFLIFKNVFTGGYTCSLDKKQPGVEVNHIATCVSTIAEHFNFSLPTISAHIKELKEAKIITVEKKGNKVYIEPNIETIREMAGCFQTLVTNFDENRELFFNDAVAVK, from the coding sequence ATGCTCGATATGGAACAAAAGCTCAAGATTTTCAAAGCACTGAGCAATGAGACCCGTTTTCTGATTTTTAAAAATGTTTTTACGGGGGGATATACCTGTTCACTGGATAAAAAACAGCCCGGTGTTGAGGTTAATCATATAGCTACTTGTGTCAGCACGATTGCGGAGCATTTTAACTTTTCCCTTCCGACCATTTCCGCCCACATCAAAGAGCTCAAAGAAGCGAAGATTATTACGGTGGAGAAAAAAGGGAATAAGGTTTATATCGAACCCAACATTGAAACAATCCGTGAGATGGCAGGATGTTTTCAGACTTTAGTGACGAATTTTGATGAGAACCGGGAACTATTTTTTAACGATGCGGTCGCAGTGAAATAA
- a CDS encoding DsrE family protein: protein MKKWLLILALSGILFAEEGVKQVVFDLKTGDIGTFEKKVLQGIAFEKSYYEGKLEKLDVAVVIHGDAYKFFVKDLKISPYKNDANLAKVHDELRKRIAAMADTYEVEFLMCEATMRALKIDKSNVYDYVKLTPNSTIGLIDKQNEHFAYIPIY, encoded by the coding sequence ATGAAAAAATGGTTGCTCATCCTGGCTCTATCAGGAATTTTATTTGCCGAAGAAGGGGTTAAGCAGGTTGTATTTGATTTGAAAACCGGAGACATCGGTACGTTTGAAAAAAAAGTACTCCAAGGGATCGCATTCGAAAAGAGTTACTATGAAGGAAAATTGGAAAAACTGGATGTTGCCGTTGTCATTCATGGCGATGCCTACAAATTTTTTGTCAAAGATTTAAAAATTTCACCGTATAAAAACGATGCAAATCTCGCAAAAGTACACGATGAACTCCGTAAGCGGATTGCTGCGATGGCAGATACCTATGAAGTAGAGTTTTTAATGTGCGAAGCGACAATGAGAGCACTTAAAATTGATAAAAGCAATGTGTATGACTATGTCAAACTGACACCCAACTCGACAATCGGGCTGATTGATAAGCAAAATGAGCATTTCGCGTATATCCCGATTTATTAA
- a CDS encoding rhodanese-like domain-containing protein: MKTFKIGLILVAFMMGSPLMAGHPESEKLIDTARQESGEITPKQLKEMLDTEKKVIVMDVREENQRAEGEIYAPSTMAITRGNLEFEVLNKIKDKNAVIVTYCRGGSRGALAAQTLRKLGFTNATTLKGGLKGWAQEGYPIETGLGVTLLTKEQ, encoded by the coding sequence ATGAAAACGTTTAAAATTGGACTAATACTTGTAGCTTTTATGATGGGATCGCCTCTGATGGCCGGACATCCAGAAAGCGAAAAATTGATTGACACAGCGAGACAAGAATCGGGTGAGATAACTCCCAAGCAACTCAAAGAGATGCTAGATACTGAAAAAAAAGTAATCGTGATGGACGTACGTGAGGAGAATCAACGTGCAGAAGGTGAAATCTACGCACCAAGCACCATGGCAATCACACGCGGAAATTTGGAATTTGAAGTGCTTAATAAAATCAAAGACAAAAATGCCGTGATCGTCACCTATTGCCGTGGAGGAAGCCGTGGTGCATTGGCGGCACAAACACTTAGAAAACTTGGATTTACCAATGCAACAACGCTCAAAGGCGGACTTAAAGGGTGGGCTCAAGAAGGATACCCGATTGAAACCGGATTAGGGGTTACTTTGCTG